Proteins from a single region of Streptomyces glaucescens:
- the whiA gene encoding DNA-binding protein WhiA, producing MAMTAAVKDEISRLPVTRTCCRKAEVSAILRFAGGLHLVSGRIVIEAELDTAMAARRLKRDILEIFGHSSELIVMAPGGLRRGSRYVVRVVAGGDQLARQTGLVDGRGRPIRGLPPQVVSGATCDAEAAWRGAFLAHGSLTEPGRSSSLEVTCPGPEAALALVGAARRLSIAAKAREVRGVDRVVVRDGDAIGALLTRLGAHESVLAWEERRMRREVRATANRLANFDDANLRRSARAAVAAGARVQRALEILGDDVPEHLAAAGRLRMEHKQASLEELGALADPPLTKDAVAGRIRRLLAMADKRAADLGIPGTEANLTEELADNLAG from the coding sequence ATGGCGATGACGGCAGCGGTGAAGGACGAGATCTCCCGGCTCCCCGTCACCCGGACCTGCTGCAGGAAGGCGGAGGTCTCCGCCATTCTGCGGTTCGCCGGCGGCCTCCACCTGGTCAGCGGGCGCATCGTGATCGAGGCGGAGCTGGACACCGCGATGGCGGCCCGCCGGCTCAAGCGGGACATCCTGGAGATCTTCGGGCACAGCTCGGAGCTGATCGTGATGGCCCCGGGCGGGCTGCGCCGCGGCTCGCGCTACGTGGTGCGGGTCGTCGCGGGCGGCGACCAGCTGGCCCGGCAGACCGGCCTGGTGGACGGCCGCGGCCGGCCGATCCGGGGCCTGCCCCCGCAGGTCGTCTCCGGGGCCACCTGTGACGCGGAGGCGGCCTGGCGCGGTGCCTTCCTGGCGCACGGCTCGCTCACCGAGCCGGGCCGCTCCTCCTCCCTGGAGGTCACCTGCCCCGGCCCGGAGGCCGCGCTGGCCCTGGTCGGCGCCGCCCGCCGGCTGTCCATCGCCGCGAAGGCCCGTGAGGTGCGCGGCGTGGACCGCGTGGTCGTCCGGGACGGCGACGCGATCGGCGCCCTGCTCACCCGGCTCGGCGCCCATGAGTCGGTGCTGGCCTGGGAGGAGCGCCGGATGCGCCGGGAGGTGCGGGCCACCGCCAACCGCCTGGCCAACTTCGACGACGCCAACCTGCGCCGTTCCGCGCGCGCGGCCGTCGCGGCGGGCGCCCGCGTCCAGCGGGCCCTGGAGATCCTCGGCGACGACGTCCCCGAGCACCTCGCCGCGGCCGGCCGGCTGCGGATGGAGCACAAGCAGGCATCCCTGGAGGAGCTGGGCGCGCTCGCCGACCCGCCGCTCACCAAGGACGCCGTGGCGGGCCGTATCCGCCGTCTGCTCGCCATGGCCGACAAGCGCGCCGCCGACCTGGGCATCCCGGGCACGGAAGCCAACCTCACCGAGGAACTGGCGGACAACCTCGCGGGCTGA
- the rapZ gene encoding RNase adapter RapZ, whose protein sequence is MTEHETQPTAGPQRATGQPEAGAAHAHETPGRTGEGRARQEAQSNGVQVNTGVEATGVPEAAIPELVIISGMSGAGRSTAAKCLEDLGWFVVDNLPPALIPTMVELGARSQGNVARIAVVVDVRGRRFFDNLRESLADLDTRGVTRRIVFLESSDEALVRRFESVRRPHPLQGDGRIVDGIAAERELLRELRGDADLVIDTSSLNVHELRAKMDAQFAGEEEPELRATVMSFGYKYGLPVDADLVVDCRFLPNPHWVPELRPFTGLNQEVSGYVFNQPGAKEFLDRYAELLQLIAAGYRREGKRYVTIAVGCTGGKHRSVAMSEKLAARLAAEGVETVVVHRDMGRE, encoded by the coding sequence ATGACCGAGCACGAGACACAGCCCACAGCGGGGCCGCAGCGCGCGACCGGGCAGCCGGAAGCCGGAGCGGCCCACGCCCACGAGACACCCGGCAGGACCGGCGAGGGCCGGGCCCGCCAGGAAGCGCAGAGCAACGGAGTGCAGGTGAACACGGGCGTCGAGGCCACCGGGGTCCCGGAGGCGGCCATCCCGGAGCTGGTGATCATCTCCGGCATGTCCGGGGCCGGCCGGTCCACGGCCGCGAAGTGCCTGGAGGACCTCGGCTGGTTCGTCGTCGACAACCTGCCGCCCGCCCTGATCCCCACCATGGTGGAGCTGGGCGCCCGTTCCCAGGGCAACGTCGCGCGGATCGCGGTCGTCGTCGACGTGCGCGGCCGGCGCTTCTTCGACAATCTGCGCGAATCCCTGGCCGACCTCGACACGCGCGGCGTCACCCGGCGGATCGTGTTCCTGGAGTCCTCCGACGAGGCCCTGGTGCGCCGCTTCGAGTCGGTGCGCCGCCCGCACCCGCTCCAGGGCGACGGCCGGATCGTCGACGGCATCGCCGCCGAGCGGGAGCTGCTGCGCGAACTGCGCGGCGACGCCGACCTGGTGATCGACACCTCCAGCCTCAACGTGCACGAGCTGCGCGCCAAGATGGACGCCCAGTTCGCCGGCGAGGAGGAGCCCGAGCTGCGGGCCACCGTGATGTCCTTCGGGTACAAGTACGGCCTGCCCGTCGACGCCGACCTGGTCGTCGACTGCCGCTTCCTGCCCAACCCGCACTGGGTCCCGGAGCTGCGCCCGTTCACCGGCCTGAACCAGGAGGTGTCGGGCTACGTCTTCAACCAGCCCGGCGCCAAGGAGTTCCTGGACCGGTACGCGGAGCTGCTCCAGCTGATCGCGGCCGGGTACCGCCGGGAGGGCAAGCGGTACGTGACCATCGCGGTCGGCTGTACCGGCGGCAAGCACCGCTCGGTCGCCATGTCGGAGAAGCTGGCCGCCCGCCTCGCGGCCGAAGGGGTGGAGACGGTGGTCGTACACCGGGACATGGGACGCGAATGA
- a CDS encoding LacI family DNA-binding transcriptional regulator yields the protein MPTMADVARSAGVSVATVSHVLNGTRTVLPHTRQAVLDAIDELGYTPNTLARSLVTSRTRSIGLAVPATGNPYFAEIVQGVEAAALEHGYGLLIADPHDDPEHERKVVQLLHERRVDGMIVAPSADPGELVAYLRRHDVPAVLLDRVPDDRAEGAQRLDQVCAEGIEPMTRLVTHLAGRGHRRIGLVAGRPGLSTTAERITGYRHGLAAAGLPFEERLVVHGDSGTAGGERATAALMSLAAPPTALVTGNDAMTIGALRALRERGLTVPGDIALACFDDFPWADLFSPRLTAIAQPGKELGATAVRVLLERLDAPDRPARTVRLPCTFVHRTSCGCPGRPSRPDASQGPRRPEEGADS from the coding sequence ATGCCGACCATGGCCGACGTGGCGCGCAGCGCCGGTGTCTCCGTCGCGACCGTCTCCCACGTGCTGAACGGCACCCGGACCGTGCTCCCCCACACCCGCCAGGCCGTCCTCGACGCGATCGACGAGCTCGGCTACACGCCCAACACCCTCGCCCGCTCCCTGGTCACCTCCCGCACCCGCTCCATCGGCCTCGCGGTGCCGGCGACCGGCAACCCGTACTTCGCCGAGATCGTCCAGGGCGTCGAGGCCGCCGCCCTGGAGCACGGCTACGGCCTGCTCATCGCCGATCCGCACGACGACCCGGAGCACGAGCGCAAGGTCGTCCAGCTGCTGCACGAGCGACGGGTGGACGGCATGATCGTCGCCCCGTCCGCCGATCCGGGCGAGCTGGTCGCCTACCTGCGCCGCCACGACGTACCGGCCGTCCTCCTGGACCGCGTGCCCGACGACCGCGCGGAGGGCGCCCAGCGCTTGGACCAGGTGTGCGCGGAGGGCATCGAGCCGATGACCCGGCTGGTCACCCACCTCGCCGGCCGGGGCCACCGCCGGATCGGCCTGGTCGCGGGCCGGCCCGGACTCAGCACCACCGCTGAGCGCATCACCGGCTACCGGCACGGTCTCGCGGCGGCCGGGCTGCCGTTCGAGGAACGGCTCGTGGTCCACGGTGACTCCGGGACGGCGGGCGGCGAACGGGCCACCGCGGCCCTGATGTCCCTGGCCGCGCCGCCGACCGCGCTCGTCACCGGCAACGACGCGATGACGATCGGTGCCCTGCGCGCCCTGCGGGAGCGGGGCCTCACCGTCCCCGGTGACATCGCGCTCGCCTGCTTCGACGACTTCCCGTGGGCGGACCTCTTCTCGCCCCGGCTCACCGCGATCGCCCAGCCCGGCAAGGAGCTCGGCGCGACGGCGGTGCGGGTGCTCCTGGAGCGCCTCGACGCACCGGACCGGCCCGCCCGGACCGTGCGGCTGCCCTGCACGTTCGTCCACCGCACCTCGTGCGGCTGTCCCGGCCGGCCGTCGCGGCCGGACGCGTCCCAGGGGCCCCGGCGGCCCGAGGAAGGAGCCGATTCGTGA
- a CDS encoding M14 family metallopeptidase → MRHRARSILAIGTLLIGGAGIAPIAQAQNGRSPGPGTEDVKVFRAEVTKQQIPLLLAAGQDAHELGERAPDRGTATVEVYLTDKQAAQLEKKGVDLKEHTLSRTARARVAAAGDGVYRPYSGPGGIKEEILRTARQHPGLTKAVSIGRTVQGQDILALKLTRNAKRTKDGAKPAVLYLSNQHAREWITPEMTRRLMHHYLDNYRTDRRVRKIVDTTELWFVISANPDGYDFTHAAGGDRQWRKNMRDNNGDGTVTVGDGVDLNRNFAYKWGYDDEGSSPYPTSQTYRGAGPNSEPETRAVDRLQKRIGFEYGINYHSAAELILYGVGWQVATETPDDVLYKALAGTPEKPAVPGYHPQVSSELYTTNGEADGHAANVHGTAMFTPEMSTCQTVSNADPDDAWKAEDCASVFTFPDDEKLIQQEFAKNVPFALSVAESAARPDQPRSSVGMTAPDFTPAAFTTSYARGARQEVSVVARKSVRDKELKYRVNGGRVHDMALRPWRGGETYGGEDNLYFDEYRAKVADGEPGDEVEVWFTGETRAGRPTESEHFTYTVAERPRADVLVVAEEGQPTTHARRYVDALRANGEKAVVWDVSRQGAPDALGVLAHFGTVVHHTGAARPGNATQLELRAYLNEGGKLIEAGESAGGSVDLGDGTLSNDFSQYYLGAHSRTSLPKVTGFDGTGALAGLSAPLGDAPGNPLDAAGSFGVTSDTLPVETFPQFESAGAGGYPGTANPYGPYAGTSMAAVTHSDYAWNRLTRTVDLTGVQAADRPTLRTRLLWDTEQGYDHALLEARTAGADDWTTLPEAGGATRTAVPAECEAGYFVQAHPALKRYLTPGDDGCAPTGTSGAWNSFTGASDGWQEVSFDLSAYAGKTVELSLSYVTDPGSGGHGVLVDDASVVIGGTARQTDGFETSLGTWSTPGPPAGSPAVVRDWGLAGELFRTYGAVTTDDTVLLGFGLEHVTAAADRTRLIGRALTALDG, encoded by the coding sequence ATGAGACACAGAGCGAGATCGATCCTCGCCATCGGCACGCTCCTGATCGGCGGAGCGGGCATCGCACCCATCGCCCAGGCGCAGAACGGACGCTCCCCCGGACCCGGGACCGAGGACGTGAAGGTGTTCCGCGCCGAGGTCACCAAGCAGCAGATCCCGCTGCTCCTGGCGGCCGGTCAGGACGCCCACGAACTCGGCGAGCGGGCCCCCGACCGGGGCACCGCCACCGTCGAGGTCTACCTCACCGACAAACAGGCCGCGCAGCTGGAGAAAAAGGGCGTCGACCTGAAGGAGCACACCCTCTCGCGGACGGCACGCGCACGCGTGGCGGCCGCCGGCGACGGTGTCTACCGGCCGTACAGCGGGCCGGGCGGCATCAAGGAGGAGATCCTCAGGACCGCACGGCAGCACCCGGGCCTGACCAAGGCGGTCTCCATCGGCAGGACCGTCCAGGGGCAGGACATCCTCGCCCTGAAGCTCACCAGGAACGCGAAGCGGACGAAGGACGGCGCCAAGCCCGCCGTGCTGTACCTGTCCAACCAGCACGCGCGTGAGTGGATCACCCCGGAGATGACCCGCCGGCTGATGCACCACTACCTGGACAACTACCGCACCGACCGGCGCGTCAGGAAGATCGTCGACACCACCGAACTGTGGTTCGTCATCTCCGCCAACCCCGACGGCTACGACTTCACCCACGCCGCCGGCGGCGACCGCCAGTGGCGCAAGAACATGCGCGACAACAACGGCGACGGCACCGTCACCGTCGGCGACGGCGTCGACCTCAACCGCAACTTCGCCTACAAATGGGGCTACGACGACGAGGGTTCGTCGCCCTACCCCACCAGCCAGACCTACCGCGGCGCCGGACCGAACTCCGAGCCCGAGACCCGGGCCGTCGACCGCCTCCAGAAGCGCATCGGCTTCGAGTACGGCATCAACTACCACTCCGCCGCCGAGCTGATCCTCTACGGCGTGGGCTGGCAGGTCGCCACCGAGACCCCGGACGACGTGCTCTACAAGGCGCTCGCCGGCACCCCCGAGAAGCCGGCGGTCCCCGGATACCACCCGCAGGTCTCCTCCGAGCTGTACACCACCAACGGCGAGGCGGACGGCCACGCCGCCAACGTCCACGGCACCGCGATGTTCACCCCGGAGATGTCGACCTGTCAGACGGTGTCGAACGCGGACCCGGACGACGCCTGGAAGGCCGAGGACTGCGCGTCCGTCTTCACCTTCCCGGACGACGAGAAGCTGATCCAGCAGGAGTTCGCGAAGAACGTACCGTTCGCGCTCTCCGTCGCCGAGTCCGCCGCCCGCCCCGACCAGCCCAGGTCCTCGGTCGGCATGACCGCCCCCGACTTCACCCCGGCGGCGTTCACCACCTCCTACGCGCGCGGCGCCCGCCAGGAGGTCTCCGTCGTCGCCCGCAAGTCGGTGCGCGACAAGGAGCTGAAGTACCGCGTCAACGGCGGCCGCGTCCACGACATGGCCCTGCGGCCGTGGCGGGGCGGCGAGACCTACGGCGGCGAGGACAACCTGTACTTCGACGAGTACCGCGCGAAGGTCGCCGACGGGGAACCGGGCGACGAGGTCGAGGTCTGGTTCACCGGCGAGACCCGCGCCGGCCGGCCGACCGAGAGCGAGCACTTCACGTACACCGTCGCCGAGCGGCCCCGCGCGGACGTCCTCGTCGTCGCCGAGGAGGGGCAGCCCACGACCCACGCCCGCAGGTACGTGGACGCGCTGCGGGCCAACGGCGAGAAGGCCGTCGTCTGGGACGTCTCCCGGCAGGGCGCGCCCGACGCGCTCGGCGTCCTCGCCCACTTCGGCACGGTCGTCCACCACACGGGTGCCGCCCGCCCCGGCAACGCCACCCAGCTCGAACTGCGCGCCTACCTCAACGAGGGCGGCAAGCTGATCGAGGCGGGCGAGAGCGCCGGCGGCTCCGTCGACCTGGGCGACGGCACCCTGTCGAACGACTTCAGCCAGTACTACCTGGGCGCCCACAGCCGTACGTCCCTGCCGAAGGTCACCGGCTTCGACGGCACGGGCGCCCTCGCCGGCCTGAGCGCCCCGCTCGGCGACGCGCCCGGCAACCCGCTCGACGCGGCCGGATCGTTCGGCGTCACCTCCGACACCCTGCCGGTGGAGACGTTCCCGCAGTTCGAGAGCGCGGGCGCGGGCGGCTACCCGGGCACGGCCAACCCCTACGGCCCCTACGCGGGCACCTCCATGGCGGCCGTCACCCACTCCGACTACGCCTGGAACCGCCTCACCCGCACCGTCGACCTCACCGGCGTCCAGGCCGCCGACCGGCCCACCCTGCGCACCCGGCTGCTCTGGGACACCGAACAGGGCTACGACCACGCGCTGCTGGAGGCCCGTACCGCCGGGGCCGACGACTGGACCACGCTCCCCGAGGCGGGCGGCGCCACCCGCACCGCCGTGCCCGCCGAGTGCGAGGCCGGATACTTCGTCCAGGCGCACCCCGCCCTCAAGAGGTATCTGACGCCCGGCGACGACGGCTGCGCGCCCACCGGGACCAGCGGCGCCTGGAACAGCTTCACCGGCGCCTCCGACGGCTGGCAGGAAGTCTCCTTCGATCTTTCCGCATACGCCGGCAAGACGGTGGAACTCTCCTTGAGCTACGTCACCGACCCCGGCTCCGGCGGCCACGGTGTGCTCGTCGACGACGCCTCCGTCGTCATCGGCGGCACGGCGCGGCAGACCGACGGCTTCGAGACGTCGCTCGGCACCTGGAGCACCCCCGGCCCGCCGGCCGGGAGCCCCGCGGTGGTGAGGGACTGGGGCCTCGCCGGAGAGCTGTTCAGGACGTACGGCGCGGTCACCACGGACGACACCGTGCTGCTGGGCTTCGGCCTGGAGCACGTCACCGCGGCGGCCGACCGGACGAGGCTGATCGGCCGGGCGCTCACCGCGCTCGACGGCTGA
- the uvrC gene encoding excinuclease ABC subunit UvrC yields the protein MADPSSYRPEPGQIPDSPGVYKFRDEHRRVIYVGKAKSLRQRLANYFQDLASLHPRTRSMVTTAASVEWTVVSTEVEALQLEYSWIKEFDPRFNVKYRDDKSYPYLAVTMNEQYPRVQVMRGHKKKGVRYFGPYAHAWAIRDTVDLLLRVFPVRTCSAGVFKNAARTDRPCLLGYIGKCSAPCVGRISADDHWDLADEFCDFMTGRTGTYLRRLEKQMTEAAEELEYERAARLRDDIGALKKAMEKNAVVLADATDADLIAVAEDELEAAVQIFHVRGGRVRGQRGWVTDKVEEITTGALVEHALQQLYGEETGDAVPKEVLVPALPDPVEPVQQWLTGRRGSGVSLRVPQRGDKKALMETVQRNAQHALVLHKTKRASDLTTRSRALEEIADALDLDSAPLRIECYDISHLQGEDVVASMVVFEDGLARKSEYRRFQIKSFAGQDDVRSMHEVITRRFRRYLAEKEKTGEWAEDGEPGLAGGTDEAPAPTEDDGRPKRFAYPPQLVVVDGGRPQVAAARRALDELGIDDIAVCGLAKRLEEVWLPDEEDPVILPRTSEGLYLLQRVRDEAHRFAIAYQRNKRGKRIRSSPLDDVPGLGTTRKQALIKHFGSVKRLRSATIDQICEVPGIGRKTAETIAAALARAVPAAPAVNTATGEIMDDVEDGAPGTTADAPGEPVTTGAPDERRGQET from the coding sequence ATGGCCGACCCCTCCAGCTACCGCCCCGAGCCGGGACAGATCCCGGACTCCCCGGGGGTGTACAAGTTCCGGGACGAGCACCGCCGGGTGATCTACGTCGGAAAGGCGAAGAGCCTGCGCCAGCGCCTGGCCAACTACTTCCAGGACCTGGCGAGCCTCCACCCGCGCACCCGCTCGATGGTGACGACGGCCGCGTCCGTGGAGTGGACGGTGGTGTCCACCGAGGTCGAGGCCCTCCAGCTGGAGTACTCCTGGATCAAGGAGTTCGACCCCCGGTTCAACGTCAAGTACCGCGACGACAAGAGCTACCCGTACCTCGCGGTGACGATGAACGAGCAGTATCCGCGCGTGCAGGTGATGCGCGGCCACAAGAAGAAGGGCGTCCGCTACTTCGGGCCGTACGCGCACGCGTGGGCCATCCGCGACACGGTCGACCTGCTGCTGCGCGTCTTCCCGGTGCGCACCTGCTCGGCCGGCGTCTTCAAGAACGCCGCCCGCACCGACCGCCCCTGTCTGCTGGGCTACATCGGCAAGTGCTCCGCGCCCTGCGTCGGGCGGATCTCCGCCGACGACCACTGGGACCTGGCCGACGAGTTCTGCGACTTCATGACCGGGCGCACCGGCACGTACCTGCGCCGCCTGGAGAAGCAGATGACGGAGGCCGCCGAGGAGCTGGAGTACGAGCGGGCGGCCCGGCTGCGCGACGACATCGGGGCCCTGAAGAAGGCCATGGAGAAGAACGCGGTCGTGCTCGCCGACGCGACCGACGCCGACCTGATCGCGGTGGCCGAGGACGAGCTGGAAGCGGCCGTGCAGATCTTCCACGTGCGCGGCGGCCGGGTGCGCGGCCAGCGCGGCTGGGTCACCGACAAGGTCGAGGAGATCACCACCGGCGCCCTGGTCGAGCACGCCCTCCAGCAGCTGTACGGCGAGGAGACCGGTGACGCGGTGCCCAAGGAGGTCCTGGTCCCGGCGCTGCCCGACCCGGTCGAGCCGGTCCAGCAGTGGCTCACCGGACGCCGCGGCTCCGGGGTCTCGCTGCGCGTCCCGCAGCGCGGCGACAAGAAGGCCCTCATGGAGACCGTGCAGCGCAACGCCCAGCACGCGCTCGTGCTGCACAAGACCAAGCGCGCCTCCGACCTGACCACGCGCTCGCGCGCCCTGGAGGAGATCGCCGACGCCCTCGACCTGGACAGCGCCCCGCTGCGGATCGAGTGCTACGACATCTCCCACCTCCAGGGCGAGGACGTGGTGGCCTCCATGGTCGTCTTCGAGGACGGGCTCGCCCGCAAGAGCGAGTACCGGCGGTTCCAGATCAAGAGCTTCGCCGGGCAGGACGACGTCCGGTCCATGCACGAGGTGATCACCCGCCGCTTCCGGCGCTATCTGGCCGAGAAGGAGAAGACGGGGGAGTGGGCCGAGGACGGTGAACCGGGCCTCGCGGGCGGCACGGACGAGGCCCCGGCGCCCACCGAGGACGACGGCCGCCCCAAGCGGTTCGCCTATCCGCCGCAGCTCGTCGTGGTCGACGGCGGCCGGCCGCAGGTCGCGGCGGCCCGGCGGGCCCTGGACGAGCTGGGCATCGACGACATCGCCGTGTGCGGTCTCGCCAAGCGCCTGGAGGAGGTGTGGCTGCCCGACGAGGAGGACCCGGTGATCCTGCCCCGCACCAGTGAGGGCCTCTACCTGCTGCAACGCGTCCGTGACGAGGCCCACCGGTTCGCGATCGCCTACCAGCGCAACAAGCGGGGCAAGCGCATCAGGTCGAGCCCGCTGGACGACGTGCCGGGGCTCGGCACGACCCGCAAACAGGCGCTGATCAAGCACTTCGGTTCGGTGAAGAGGCTGCGGTCCGCGACAATCGACCAGATCTGCGAGGTACCCGGTATAGGCCGCAAGACGGCCGAGACCATCGCCGCGGCCCTCGCCCGGGCGGTTCCGGCCGCGCCCGCCGTGAACACGGCGACCGGAGAGATCATGGATGACGTGGAGGACGGGGCACCCGGGACGACGGCGGATGCCCCAGGGGAGCCCGTGACCACGGGCGCCCCGGACGAGCGACGGGGGCAGGAGACATGA
- a CDS encoding carbohydrate kinase family protein, protein MIVVAGEALIDLVPQGPGALASLRPAPGGGPYNTAVALGRLGSPTAFCSRVSSDAFGEALLDGLRGAGVDVSGVQRGAEPTTLAVATVDAHGSAAYSFYVDGTADRLFSAPATLPAGTRAVSFGTCSLVLEPGASAYEELMRAAAGQGVFTALDPNVRAGLIPDADAYRARFLTWLPSVTLLKLSEEDARWLGGTPREWLAAGPSAVVITRGGDGLTVFTRDGAEYSVPGEKVDVVDTIGAGDTVNAALLHGLAAQHALSPTALAGLDADGWTGLLRFAARAAALTCSRAGAEPPYAHELAG, encoded by the coding sequence GTGATCGTCGTCGCCGGTGAGGCCCTGATCGACCTGGTACCGCAGGGCCCGGGGGCCCTGGCGAGCCTGCGTCCGGCGCCGGGCGGCGGCCCGTACAACACCGCCGTCGCGCTCGGCCGGCTCGGCTCCCCCACCGCGTTCTGCTCGCGGGTCTCGTCCGACGCCTTCGGGGAAGCCCTGCTCGACGGGCTGCGCGGGGCCGGGGTGGACGTGTCGGGCGTGCAGCGCGGCGCCGAGCCGACCACGCTCGCCGTCGCCACGGTCGACGCGCACGGCTCGGCCGCCTACTCGTTCTACGTCGACGGCACCGCCGACCGGCTGTTCAGCGCTCCCGCCACGCTTCCCGCGGGGACCCGCGCGGTGTCCTTCGGCACCTGCTCCCTCGTCCTGGAACCCGGGGCGAGTGCGTATGAGGAGCTGATGCGGGCCGCGGCCGGGCAGGGCGTGTTCACCGCGCTCGACCCGAACGTCCGGGCGGGCCTGATCCCGGACGCGGACGCCTACCGCGCCCGGTTCCTGACGTGGCTGCCGTCGGTGACGCTGCTGAAGCTGTCCGAGGAGGACGCGCGGTGGCTCGGCGGCACCCCGCGGGAGTGGCTGGCGGCCGGGCCCTCGGCCGTCGTGATCACCCGGGGCGGCGACGGGCTGACCGTCTTCACGCGCGACGGCGCCGAGTACTCCGTGCCGGGTGAGAAGGTCGACGTGGTGGACACCATCGGCGCCGGGGACACCGTCAACGCGGCCCTGCTGCACGGCCTGGCCGCGCAGCACGCCCTCTCCCCCACCGCGCTCGCCGGTCTGGACGCCGACGGCTGGACCGGGCTGCTGCGGTTCGCGGCCCGGGCTGCGGCCCTCACCTGCTCACGGGCCGGCGCGGAGCCACCGTACGCGCACGAACTGGCCGGCTGA
- a CDS encoding Rieske (2Fe-2S) protein, with protein sequence MPASPSASRRTVLRGAALAPVAGLGIAACAPESARKTPATPTAPVDLGAESEVAKGAARLYREQNVVVSRDEQGALKAYSTICTHASCPITKLEGTRLTCFCHGSEFDAATGEVLQAPATVPLVELAVRSENGRIVAGPKA encoded by the coding sequence ATGCCCGCCAGCCCCTCCGCGAGCCGCCGCACCGTCCTGCGCGGAGCCGCGCTCGCTCCCGTCGCCGGGCTCGGCATCGCCGCCTGCGCACCGGAGAGCGCCCGCAAGACCCCGGCCACCCCGACCGCGCCGGTCGACCTGGGCGCGGAGAGCGAGGTCGCGAAGGGCGCCGCCCGCCTCTACCGCGAGCAGAACGTGGTGGTCAGCCGCGACGAGCAGGGCGCCCTGAAGGCGTACAGCACGATCTGCACGCACGCGAGCTGCCCCATCACCAAGCTGGAGGGCACCCGGCTGACGTGCTTCTGCCACGGCAGCGAGTTCGACGCCGCGACCGGCGAGGTGCTCCAGGCACCGGCCACGGTGCCGCTGGTGGAGCTGGCGGTGCGGAGCGAGAACGGCAGGATCGTGGCGGGCCCGAAGGCCTGA
- a CDS encoding gluconeogenesis factor YvcK family protein yields MSGRSVRLSRLRRALPEGRGGRSAEPRGGRARRRGAQPKVVALGGGMGLSASLAALRRITGDLTAVVTVADDGGSSGRLRDELGVLPPGDLRKALAALCGDDDWGQTWARVIQHRFQSQGDLHEHAVGNLLIVALWEQLGDHVQALDLVGKLLGAHGRVLPMSAVPLELQALVKGHDPDRPDDVDTVRGQATVALTPGEVQSVHLVPHDPPAVPEAVAAVLDADWVVLGPGSWFSSVIPHLLVPELLDALTQTKARRVLSLNLAPQPGETDGFSPQRHLEVLGRHAPKLALDVVLADEAAVPDRDSLTDAAKRFGAAVELAPVARRDGSPRHDPELLAAAYDRIFRMHGRIGPWR; encoded by the coding sequence ATGAGCGGACGTTCCGTGCGGCTGAGCAGACTGCGCCGGGCCCTCCCCGAGGGCCGCGGCGGGCGGTCCGCCGAGCCCCGTGGCGGCAGGGCGCGCCGTCGCGGTGCCCAGCCCAAAGTGGTCGCCCTCGGGGGCGGCATGGGCCTGTCCGCCTCGCTCGCCGCGCTGCGCCGGATCACCGGCGACCTCACCGCCGTCGTCACCGTGGCCGACGACGGCGGCTCCAGCGGGCGCCTGCGCGACGAGCTGGGCGTGCTGCCGCCCGGCGACCTGCGCAAGGCGCTGGCCGCGCTGTGCGGCGACGACGACTGGGGCCAGACCTGGGCCAGGGTCATCCAGCACCGCTTCCAGTCCCAGGGCGACCTGCACGAACACGCGGTCGGCAACCTGCTGATCGTCGCCCTGTGGGAGCAGCTCGGCGACCATGTGCAGGCCCTGGACCTGGTCGGCAAGCTGCTCGGCGCCCACGGCCGGGTGCTGCCCATGTCCGCGGTGCCCCTGGAGCTCCAGGCCCTGGTCAAGGGCCACGACCCGGACCGGCCCGACGACGTCGACACGGTCCGCGGCCAGGCCACCGTGGCCCTCACCCCCGGTGAGGTGCAGTCCGTGCACCTGGTCCCGCACGACCCGCCCGCCGTCCCGGAGGCCGTCGCGGCGGTCCTGGACGCGGACTGGGTGGTGCTCGGCCCCGGCTCCTGGTTCTCCTCCGTCATCCCGCACCTGCTCGTGCCCGAGCTGCTGGACGCGCTCACGCAGACCAAGGCGCGCCGGGTGCTGTCCTTGAACCTCGCGCCGCAGCCCGGCGAAACCGACGGCTTCTCCCCGCAGCGTCATTTGGAGGTTTTGGGACGACACGCCCCTAAACTCGCCCTGGACGTGGTGCTGGCCGACGAGGCCGCCGTGCCCGACCGCGACTCGCTGACCGACGCCGCCAAGCGTTTCGGGGCCGCGGTGGAGCTGGCACCGGTGGCCCGGAGGGACGGCTCTCCTCGGCACGACCCCGAGCTGCTGGCCGCCGCGTACGACCGTATTTTTCGGATGCATGGAAGGATCGGCCCATGGCGATGA